Within Calliopsis andreniformis isolate RMS-2024a chromosome 4, iyCalAndr_principal, whole genome shotgun sequence, the genomic segment CAAATTATCGAAAGCGCAGGATCCAGTGGTACCCAGAGTAGTGGAAACGAAGAAGGGCACCAAACCATTGGCCACGTCTTCGCGAATCGCTGATTCTAGTCGCTTACCTCGAAGGGAGCCTTTTTCGTCAGGTTCTAAAACGCGTAGTTTCACCAGACTGATCATCGCAGCCTTCTCCGCGCAGGAGTGAGCTTCCGTGGAACAATAGGCCACCAATCTTGGCAAGAAGGCCGAGTCTTCGGTGTTGGGGTCCTGTTCTTTCAGGGTCCTGATCGCTTGGGTGCGAGCCGCCAACATAGTAACCAAAATGCACTCCGAGGCGGACCCCTGAATCACTCCCCCACCCTTTGAGCTCTTATGCTCGGCTAGGAACTCTGAAGGAAGGTCGATCGCCTTGGCGTACCAGTCTAGAACAATCGTCTCTAATTCTGTGCAAGCTGGGCTGGCTGCCCAGGAGAAGCCTATGCACCCAATCGCATCGGATAACATGTCTCCCAGGATTGAGGGGAATGAGTTCCCCGCTGGGAAGTAGGCGTGAAAACGTGGATGCTGCCAGTGAGTGATCTGAAAAGAGGAATGTTTTGTAATTCTTAAGTTTTTCGTTTGTGCGAAGTTTTAACACGATATTTGGATGTTCCAGGATATGAGCATATCTTTTAAGTCCATCTATTATGTAGCTCCTTAATCGTTCCTAACGACACAACAAGAGAAGGTAGAGCAGAAAATAGTCGCACGGTGGATGGATCGCTTCGGTTCACGGTCGGCTACCTTTTCCACTATTTTCTCGTATTCGCGAATATTATTAACATCGAAAGAGGTCGGAATCGATAATCGAGCCTGACACTCACCCCGGGCATTATCTTGCTGTCGACGTCCCTCATGATGGCGTCCCATGACTCTCCTTTTGCTGGCGCCTCTTTGGGTAACATGGGCCTCAGATAACCGGGGTCCACATTCGCGGTTACCCTCTTCCCCTCCAGAGTGCGGAGGTACTCACAGATGTATTCGATCATCTCCTTGCCGCGCACTTGAAATTCATCGATGTTCATGATAGTCGCCCGCTGGAATGCAATTGTTAACGTGCATGTTAACGCGCTCCACAAAATGTGGCACGATTCGGCACGTTCACGCGTACGTGATCGTGGCAATTTTTGATGCCTTTTATCGGCCAAAGGAATGGAATTTACGTCAACGAGAAAAGAAGTATTGCGAATAAAATGCAGCTGGGTAAAAATAAGTTTATAAATTAAAGAGCACCATGGAGTGGGAGGAATATTTCTCAACTTTTGAATGGAAATATCTACAATTACTTTCGTTTTCCTCAGTTTCGTCGTTTAAAGAGTAAGACGTCTCACATTACGTATAAATTTCTTGCTTGTGCAGAGTCATTAGTAAATGCTGCATCAGCAAAGCCGAAAGGCCTTCCATCTCATGGTACCCTACAGCTTTAAACTCAACAACTCCCAACTGTAAATTTATTTCACTCACTTTACGCTACTATCAAATGAAAAACCAATCCACTTTGACGATAGTTCAATGTATTAATTTCAGGTGTATCCTTTCGGCCGCGTTAACGATTGATATTGTGTTCACTGTCGCGACCGCCTCGGAGGAAACGCGTAACAGGTTTGCACCGCGTTTGAACAGAGACTGGTAGCACCTGCCAAAGCGCCGGTCAGTTTTATGCGCGCCTCCACTTTGTACATCCCTGCTTCACGCAGATAAAATTAAGGCAGagctttaattattgtaaaaaaatgTTCATTTGCCCGCTTTCTCGTGGTTCGCGACGTTAGAAACTTTCTGTGACACTAAATAATTATTCAGACTTGGTGTTCTAGAAGAGGTATACTTTGCATTTCTGTTTAAGACATTTAAAACTATTCTTCATAAAATATTCTACTCATGCTTCCTCAAAATTATATTGTTCTTTTTTTATAGATGTTCGTATCTTCAGTCTTCTATTTTTACCGTTTATTGTTCGCCAAATAATATATCtcacgaaacaaataattggaaaAAGACGATCGATCTTCTGTGTAGGAGAGTTTGGCAAATCGATTTCGAAAATCTGAACGAAAATTCGTAGCCACCCTCCTTAGAGTAGCGGGCATCAATGGCGATGTATTCAGGGGGGGTGTGCTTGAATAAGCCCTGGCGTGTGTCGCCGATGATGCACGGGGAGTAAACTCGCCCCCTCCTCCCTTGTTTATAAATAGACGTTTACTCTTCACCTACATTTACAACACCCTGTAGAGAAGCGGTGACAGGTCACCGGTCAATCTTTGTAACATTCACACACATGTGTCGAGGTGATCACCATTTTCCCTCGTCGCCACCTTCACGCATGGTCTCCTCGCGTCCGGGCTTTTCGAATTGGATTTCTCGATCGAGGTTGCCCGAGGCCGATTGCCATGAATTAATCCCACCACAAACTCCCTTTTTCTTCGAACTATTATATGCATTTGCTATTGATTCGAGGAAGCTCGAGGTGAAACTTCATGGAGGAGAAATAAATAAGCTGTTTCAAATGATTAGGAATTCACTGGAGACGTGGGAATCAGAAGTACTCTGTGTTTAGTGGGATTCTTATGGTATGTTAGAGATTTTAATCAGTGAGCGTTTGATATACTTATATCTTTATTGAATATCTGAATTACGTAGCATGTTGGAGATCAGAGCAATGCAGTCACTCGAGTAGACACTCTCTAATTAATATTCTTCTCTAACTTGAGCAGGACATATGTTAGACGTAATTGAGGGGGCGCGATAAGGGTGTTCAATTACTTTTACACAATTCTCCCTCGAAGCTGCATTTTCGTTGATTCCCAATGTTACGAACGCAATAAGAACGAACAGTATCACGTGCATAATGATTCTTCGCGTAAGTTGATTACGCTGGCGCATGTTGACGTAGTACCTTCCAACGAGATTTATGATCTATCGATCACGTATACGCCCGTGATAATCTGGCTTTTCCGTGCGTCGAAGAATCGTGTGAATTAAAATAGAATCGAACAAATGTCACGGTTGCTTGGATCGCTGAACGCAAAACGAGGTCTGGAAACTTGTGGCCAGACCAGCAAATGGACCATCCAGGTGCATCACTCACTCTCGTGACCCCAGCCTCTTCGATCGCATGACCCGCAGCTTCTTCGTGACCTTTTTCCGACTTCCTTTTGGTGTGCCACCAAATTGTTTCTCCCCTATGATTCGCGAGGATTAACAATAAGGATCCTCTTTGGATGCTGATGAATCATTACTATTTTTTCTTAACAAAGAAATCATTTACCGTGtagtatattatacatatactgtTTACACATGCACCGCGTGATTCTATCGCGATCCAAAGAGAGCACACTTACATAAACAGATCGATAAGCAAGTAAAGAAGATGTACTTGTATTTAGCAAGGGCCTCCTTCCAGTTGCTACCATCGTCGAGGAGATAAATTGTTTGCTATTATACAGAGTACCGAAAATTTATAATTGAAAGTAGACTGATGCCAAGGGATACGAGCTATCGATCGATTTTCACGCTATCCTTGCTCTTTCGTGACTAAACAATTCGAGAGAATTCTCTGATTTTTTGAAAGACTTGTGAACGTTCTTAAAGACTTGATTTGCAATCTTTTAGATAGGAATAATCCTCTTTCGTTGCTGTGAGACTTCAGTTCCGATCGATGCACCTGGAGAAGTACTGGAAAGTAGTTGGATCGAAACGATTTACGTTCTGCCGTTCGGTGATCTTCCGCGAGAAGGCGAACCTGATGGCGATGGCTCTGGGCTGCAACCATTGCTGCTGCCACGGCGACTTCCGGTACCACCTGCTTTCAGGCGCACCATAGTGTCCAGATGGCGAAATCTGAGAAAACAGTATCTACGTTTAGCTCAAGATTCTCTCATTTTTCACCAACTGTTTACTAATTCAGTACCTAAGAGATAGTTCACTAGTATCAGCAGCATCCCTCGCCTGCATCAGGTAGGCCAGTGGCCATGATATCCACGAACGCCTAAAATCTCAGGGTTTCATTGAACAGTTTTATTCTTTCATATTTGAAGGAAAAAAACAGCTGTTTCTTACGTAGTAGTATGAGGATTTGATCCAATGCCACCAATTGTCGCCTGCGTGTCTAATTTCGCCCCTGTCCTGTTCGGGGTTTTCGTGAATCCTGGCTGAATTGCTGGATCAGACACCATGCGAACAAAGAAGGACCTTCTCTGCTCCAAAGTAGCTTTCCTCTTCTTTTCTCGAATATCTGCTAGTTCGTCCATCACGTCCTAGAATTCAGAAAGAAGCCACAGGTGAAGAACTTAGAATATCAAGGACGAGAACAAAAAAGAAGAGGATTCAGTGATTCTTCTCACCTTGGACTCTAGTAACTCAGCCAGGTAGTCTGTTATAATACTCCACGCAATATCTATAGCGTTAAATAAATGTGTGGACaattaaaatttatgaaattaCCATGAAGGATTACAGGATTACTCACCGACGTCAGAGGCAGTCGCATTAGGTGCAGCAAGCGCAAAGCGGATCGTAAAACGTTGATTCACTCTGGCTGGTACCATGTGCAGTTTCCCTGAATCGTTAATGGTGCTCAGGAGCTTTTGGTTCAGTTTGTCGGAGCCTTTGGCGCGGAAGCACACTAAGCCCAACTGAAAAATTTCAGCATCTTGTTAGCTATATTAAATACTTATATCTAGATCTCTTACAAGTCAAAGAATTTGCTTTTTGTGGACTACTTACCACAACTTCGTTGCAAATTTCAAATCTAGCGTCCTTCCTGACCAgagcttcgaattttttcgccagCTGGACGTGATTTCGAATATAAGCCTGAAGACCTGATATTCCATAGTTCCTCATGACGAACCACAATTTCAGGGAACGAAAGCGTCGGCTCAGTGGTATGCTCCAGTGTCTATCAACATTCAAAAAGTATAATAATACATATAAAATGGAACAAATCTCTAAATTAAAAGCTACAGAAAAGTTTTAGAAAGGCGGAGGGTGTCACCTGTAATCAATGGCTGTGTCTGCATGAGTGTGCTGAAGATAGAGAGGATCAACAACGAGCGCACTAGTTAGCTTGAACCTGTCCCTGACCCATAGACAAGAGCAATCGAAATTGGTCAGTAGAAATTTGTTAGTATTGGTGTTGAAGGAGTCTGCGTATTCGACACCAGCCATCAGATACTTTAGCTCGGGACAGATGAAGGCGTTGCCTGCATACGCTGCGTCCACGTGCAACCACACCTGTGAATAATGAAATTTTAGTTCTTCAAGAGGTCCCTGTCTGTTGAAAGTTCAATCATTTTGATCTAATGAACTTACACCTGGGTATTTTTTACAAACTGGTCCTATCTCCTTCAAGTTGTCGAAGGAACAACAAGCAGTAGTGCCAAGAGTGGTAGAAACGAAAAAAGGGATATAGCCCTCGGCGGTGTCAGCTTCTATCGCCTATCACAAGCGTATTTAACCAAGTAGAGTATGCAACGCTATGATAAAAAAATGGCAATTGTACCTGGCGCAGAGTTTCACCACGAAGAACGCTCTTCTCGTCAGGCTCTAGGATCCGCAGCTTCACGAAGCATATCATCGCATCTTTCTCGACAGAGCTGTGACTTTCACGGCTACAATAGGCCATCAGCTTCCCAagaagagccgtttcgtctaaatGAGAGTGCGCTGGTGATTCCTTGAGTCTTGCTATCGCTTGCGCCCTTGCTGCCAGCATGCACACTAAGATGCACTCTGAAGCCGAACCCTGCAGAATAGTCAAATAATTCTCTCAAGAGTTCTTCATAGAAAATTACAGCACAGATTACCTGTATCACACCTCCTCCTTTGCTACCAGGGCTAAAGTAGAGGAAATCTGTTGGTAGGCCGATGGCTTTACCTAGAGTATTAAGAAGTTGCTTGAATTTCTTAACATTCACGAAGGTTCATCTCAAAAATATCATGAATTTACCAAACCAATCACAGACTATCGTTTCCAGCTCAGTGCAAGCAGGACTGGCTGCCTAGAACAAATAAGAAACAGGGAGATGATCGAGCAAACAGCAATTTCGATCCATCACTCCAACGTTGTTGGAATTCACACCCTAATCTGACCAAGAAAAACATCCTCTGGAAGAATCTTTCCACTCACCCACGAAAACCCAATGCAACCTATCGCGTCAGACAACATGTCACCCAGGATTGATGGAAATGAATTTCCTGCGGGAAAGTACGCGTGAAATCTTGGATGTTGCCAATGGGTGATCTGCAAATACAGATTCCCTAAGTTATAACACATTTTATATTCGATTGGCAGAGGATTATCAAAGAGTTATTGTTTTTGTCGCTTACTCCAGGCATGATCTTCGATTCGACATCCTTCATAATGTCCTCCCAAGCCTCCGGCTGCTGTGGGGCCTCCGAGGGTAAGAGGGGTCGCAAATACCCAGGACCCACGTCTGGTGTCACTCTTCGGTTATGGATATTGCTCATGAATTCGCAAATGTACTCCACCATCTCTTTACCACGAACACAAAACTCCTGGATGTCCATGACGATTTCGTTCTTCGAAGGATCTTTGAAATGTATAGATTTCATTACCTTCTAAAGTAGACCAAGGATCTTCCGATTAGTTCTTAGACTGTCTTAGAGAATTCTCCACTTGACACTGGTAACTAAAAGCTTGGAATCACTTGTCAATTTCTTATAAAATTCCTCTGGTTTGGAGTTAACACAAATCGCATAATATTTTAATCTATTTCATAAAGTCAATCAATTTTTCTCTGCCTTTTCCAAACTACGATCctacaatatttaaatttcattgcTTAATGAATTCTCCTCTTGATTCACAGTGATTCCAAACTTCCTGACATTAAGGGCGATACTATGGTCAAAGAGAAATTCCTGAAATAGCCGAAAGAATTTCCCAAATATCTCCACTCCCACAAGAACACTTTTCCAGGAAACCAACCGTAAGATCCTCACGGCTTCACTGAGTTCGTCGTCTGTAGTCTCCGCCAGTCCTACCTGTTGCTAGACAAGAGGACGAGTTGGAATCAGTCCACGTCGAATGAGCCACCACCGAACAATCCTGAGTTCCGGCAACCGGCGCGGATATATCGAGGATCTAGGCGAAAGGAGCCCCGAGTCCTGCGCAAACGCGTCCTTCCGTGGGATCTACTTGGAGGATCCTCGAGAGGAACAGAGGAGATGGGCGGATCTATGCACGAGCTAGGACAATTTCCGTCAAGGGGATGTTCGAAATAGACACGTGGAAAGCTGACGTTTGGTTCTCCTGCGTTCCAGCCAGCTCATTCTTGCTTCTTATTCCAAACTTTAATAGTTACGCGACTTTCTCACGGGGCTCACTTTTTCATCTTCGTTCAACGATGGTTATTCGCGATGGCAGTCGTCAAATTGGGCAGGATTTCATTGAAAGGACCGTGTGTCGCCGATAGGGCGAGAGAAAAGTGACGTTTGGTGGCAGCTGTCTTCAAACCCAAACTTtcgaaatgatcatagaaaATGATGCTCGTAACTCGCTGACTCACCCCGTGGAATTTGATTAACCGCCCTCCCCTTCTCCCAGCCAAAAGAGATACCAGTCGTTGGCTAAATAAGTCTAAAGAAATAAGTGATCGATGCTGTCATGGGGACATCCCTCGAAGGCACGGGGAAACAATAGACATGGAGGGAGTGAAACTTTCCAAAGGATATCTCATTTCGCAGGCTGATCGACTCGGAAATATGCGTGCGATCGTTCGAAAGACCAGCCGCGAGAGAATTCTCTTTGGGAGGAGGGTGGAAAAGTTCTCGAAACGGTTCTTGGTTCATTCGCGGCGGAACCGTCGAGCGTCCTCATCATAGAAGAGTTGGCCACTCGAATAAATTGGAAACGGAGCTACCCGAGGCGTACGATGGTTTATTACGCTGAAGAAAGGGCGCATAGGCATCGTTAAAAGGATGTCAGACGCAGAAACGGTCCCTGGATTCTTTCCACCGATAGAAGCCTCAAGAAACGATGCACCGAAGATGGTCGAAATCCTTGACCTTTCCTCTCAGTTTTTCCGGAATCCAACGCACATTAACGACATTGTCTGCTCAAAATTTGATTCTTTCCTCACTCAAAGTGAACGACGACACTTGCTCCAGAAAAGGAGTGCTACTCCAAATTCGACACTGCTCTACTTCTACTAGAGTTCTAAAGAATCGAGTCTTGGCGATGCAAAAGAGACGCGACTATCTGTGATCGCTTGGCCAGCAACTTGGAGAGCCAGTTGACCACCGATATAGGACAAATAATGATTTCTGCCTAGACACGGAACTAGGGGTACTTTCAAGCCAGTCACCGGTTGAATCTTTAAAGGGAATCGATCGCTGCTAAGGTGGTTCGTTTAGCGAACCACCATTTCAAGAGGGTACCAGCGTGATTTCCTAGAAGAAAAGGGGTAATTGAACATAAAGGGACAATTGCTGAAATAATAGCAGCAAACCCAAAGTTGCCGCTGGTTAAATACTTCAGATAGCGAGAGTAAAACGACGCCCTTTAGGGATAAAAACGTTCATAATGCTGGAATGCAGGGGCGAGGGACCGGTCGGGGTGCTTAATAATGCAATATGGCGTCGTGGCGTCGCGGCGCTATGCCGGCTATGTCGCATACCACCACCATATACGCCCACTCTGCGACCCCCGTTGCACACCCCTTCGAAGAAGCCAGTCGGGTAGGGGGTTCGTACCGTGCAATCGAATGCTGATTGGAAAATATTGATGGGGCTTTCCACGCGGTCTACCTCTCCCTTTCCTCACCCCGTGGATGCTTTTTCCAAGCTCGCCGTCGGAATTCCGGAAATTATATCGGCCGGCAAGTTTCGAGGGACGTCCTACTTCCTTTGACGCTATTAATTGACGATCTTTGAAATTGAAAGGGAGAGCCTGATTATAGGTGATATTAGAGTAGTAGATTTATTGTATTTGTGTGATGGGTTCGCTGTTGGAGAGGGGGTACTTGTGTACCTGAGGATTAGGCGCGCGAGACTCAGTAACAGGTAGTTACTCGCGCCCCTCCTTCAAGTTTTTGTATACGGACTAGAGGTCAATGCTAAGTTTAGTATGAGACGACTGTTCACTTTTGTTCCTGCCTGCGCCGAAGGCAC encodes:
- the LOC143177961 gene encoding aromatic-L-amino-acid decarboxylase, encoding MDIQEFCVRGKEMVEYICEFMSNIHNRRVTPDVGPGYLRPLLPSEAPQQPEAWEDIMKDVESKIMPGITHWQHPRFHAYFPAGNSFPSILGDMLSDAIGCIGFSWAASPACTELETIVCDWFGKAIGLPTDFLYFSPGSKGGGVIQGSASECILVCMLAARAQAIARLKESPAHSHLDETALLGKLMAYCSRESHSSVEKDAMICFVKLRILEPDEKSVLRGETLRQAIEADTAEGYIPFFVSTTLGTTACCSFDNLKEIGPVCKKYPGVWLHVDAAYAGNAFICPELKYLMAGVEYADSFNTNTNKFLLTNFDCSCLWVRDRFKLTSALVVDPLYLQHTHADTAIDYRHWSIPLSRRFRSLKLWFVMRNYGISGLQAYIRNHVQLAKKFEALVRKDARFEICNEVVLGLVCFRAKGSDKLNQKLLSTINDSGKLHMVPARVNQRFTIRFALAAPNATASDVDIAWSIITDYLAELLESKDVMDELADIREKKRKATLEQRRSFFVRMVSDPAIQPGFTKTPNRTGAKLDTQATIGGIGSNPHTTTRSWISWPLAYLMQARDAADTSELSLRFRHLDTMVRLKAGGTGSRRGSSNGCSPEPSPSGSPSRGRSPNGRT